A DNA window from Enterobacter cloacae subsp. cloacae ATCC 13047 contains the following coding sequences:
- a CDS encoding phage tail tube protein, with translation MANCQNSNERLFGGAVVLEVADGCPDVKPLESEWMALAAGTSKGFDFNPNSVTSDADDGGGYVETIITNSDFTLSFEGEVRKKDKLDQYGVGKFIKYFADELKAKRQPGIWVRMDYGPVEFIGYMNITALSSDGGTNDIVTFSTEFKVGDASTIEVNEITAVAVTGVTVTPTTSTGTAGGTSTFTVNIAPTGATNKDFTVATTDATKATATASGNTVTVTRVATGSAQIIINTEDGNFVAVHTVTVT, from the coding sequence ATGGCTAATTGCCAGAACTCGAACGAGCGCCTGTTCGGCGGTGCGGTCGTGCTGGAAGTCGCCGATGGCTGCCCTGACGTCAAGCCACTTGAATCTGAGTGGATGGCGCTGGCTGCCGGTACGTCTAAGGGCTTCGACTTCAACCCGAACTCGGTTACCTCTGATGCGGATGACGGAGGCGGCTATGTCGAGACCATCATCACCAACAGTGATTTTACCCTGAGCTTTGAAGGCGAAGTGCGCAAGAAGGACAAACTGGATCAGTACGGTGTCGGCAAGTTCATCAAGTATTTCGCTGATGAGCTGAAGGCCAAGCGCCAGCCTGGTATCTGGGTGCGCATGGACTACGGCCCGGTCGAATTCATCGGCTACATGAACATCACGGCGCTGAGCTCTGACGGTGGTACCAACGACATCGTCACGTTCTCTACTGAGTTCAAAGTCGGCGATGCGAGCACTATCGAAGTGAACGAAATCACTGCGGTTGCGGTGACTGGCGTGACGGTAACCCCGACAACCAGCACCGGCACGGCAGGCGGTACCAGCACCTTCACGGTGAACATCGCACCAACCGGCGCAACCAACAAAGATTTCACTGTAGCGACTACCGATGCGACCAAAGCAACGGCCACCGCATCCGGCAACACCGTTACCGTGACGCGCGTCGCCACCGGCAGCGCGCAGATCATCATCAACACCGAAGACGGCAACTTTGTGGCCGTGCATACGGTTACCGTTACGTAA
- a CDS encoding DUF7370 family protein, with protein MVTLEQAKEYLESQGITIPDFVLQALVDQANSIQECLDAHYPASTALLIQLYLLALMGLGQGDKYISSQTAPSGASRSFRYQSFTDRWKASVNLLRELDKYGCATSLIPADPTAAPAFAGIWIGKGGCMCGGK; from the coding sequence ATGGTAACTCTCGAACAGGCGAAGGAGTATCTGGAGAGCCAGGGAATTACCATTCCCGATTTTGTTCTTCAGGCTCTCGTCGACCAGGCCAACAGCATTCAGGAGTGTCTCGATGCGCATTATCCGGCATCGACCGCGCTGCTGATTCAGCTCTATCTGCTGGCGCTTATGGGTCTCGGGCAGGGGGATAAGTACATCTCAAGCCAGACAGCTCCGAGTGGTGCATCGCGCTCGTTCCGATACCAATCGTTCACCGATCGCTGGAAGGCCTCGGTTAACCTGTTGCGCGAGCTGGATAAGTACGGATGCGCCACCTCGCTAATTCCTGCCGACCCTACCGCCGCCCCGGCATTTGCTGGTATCTGGATCGGGAAGGGCGGCTGCATGTGCGGGGGCAAGTGA
- a CDS encoding major capsid protein, translated as MYFSKETLATNSRLGGHWSELWANRNMWNLQNDSIIAANRAMMTPDMLACNAVGGFSRDFWAEIDNQVLQLRDQEVGMEIVNDLIGVQTVLPVGKTAKLYNVVGDIADDVSVSIDGQAPFSFDHTDYASDGDPIPVFTAGYGVNWRHAAGLNSVGIDLVLDSQMAKMRKFNQKRVNYYLNGDSKIQVQSYPAQGIKNHRNTKKINLGSGAGGANIDLTSATTTQYFEFFGKGAFGTTARTNKVAQYDVMWVSPEIWANMAQPYVVNGVVSGTLLQAVLPFAPVKEIRMSFALTGNEFIAYVRRRDVISPLVGMAVGVVPLPRPLPNVNYNFQIMSAEGLQITADDQGLSGVVYGANLA; from the coding sequence ATGTACTTCTCTAAAGAGACGCTGGCGACTAACTCCCGCCTCGGCGGGCACTGGAGTGAGCTGTGGGCAAACCGCAACATGTGGAACCTACAGAACGATTCCATCATTGCAGCTAACCGCGCAATGATGACGCCTGACATGCTGGCTTGTAACGCTGTTGGCGGTTTCTCCCGTGACTTCTGGGCTGAGATTGACAACCAGGTGCTGCAGCTGCGGGATCAGGAAGTTGGCATGGAAATCGTAAACGACCTGATCGGCGTTCAGACCGTGCTGCCGGTTGGTAAAACCGCCAAGCTGTATAACGTGGTCGGCGACATCGCTGACGACGTGTCAGTAAGCATCGATGGTCAGGCGCCATTCTCCTTCGACCACACTGACTACGCGAGCGATGGCGACCCGATTCCGGTGTTCACTGCTGGCTACGGTGTTAACTGGCGTCATGCTGCTGGCCTTAACTCTGTAGGCATTGATCTGGTTCTGGATTCGCAGATGGCGAAGATGCGCAAGTTCAACCAGAAGCGCGTCAACTACTACCTGAACGGCGATTCAAAAATTCAGGTTCAGTCCTACCCGGCGCAGGGCATCAAGAACCACCGCAACACCAAGAAGATTAACCTCGGTTCTGGTGCTGGTGGTGCGAACATCGACCTGACCAGCGCAACCACGACTCAATATTTTGAGTTCTTTGGTAAAGGAGCATTCGGTACCACCGCACGCACCAACAAAGTAGCTCAGTATGATGTGATGTGGGTTTCCCCTGAGATCTGGGCAAATATGGCTCAGCCATACGTAGTTAATGGTGTGGTGAGCGGCACTCTCCTGCAGGCTGTTCTGCCATTCGCACCGGTGAAAGAAATCCGCATGAGCTTCGCGCTGACCGGTAACGAGTTTATCGCGTACGTTCGTCGTCGTGACGTGATCTCCCCACTGGTGGGTATGGCTGTTGGCGTTGTGCCACTGCCGCGCCCACTGCCTAACGTTAACTACAACTTCCAGATCATGTCTGCTGAAGGCCTGCAAATTACTGCAGACGATCAGGGCCTGTCTGGCGTTGTCTACGGCGCTAACCTGGCGTAA
- a CDS encoding phage cement protein, which translates to MPRYRRVNIDGQSLYKTETRTTAAGLLPGTAATINSSDKFAQATALTGRLYIIDVGYHQGLTITEEIPAGDSAVGNYVEEGRELALRCLPGAYKKDSPIKLGTAGQFTLATSDTDSVIGYSQDEYTIAASTTDFIRVRMRVGTVAAAGA; encoded by the coding sequence ATGCCACGTTATCGTCGCGTTAATATCGACGGTCAGTCTCTGTACAAGACCGAAACCCGCACAACGGCCGCCGGGTTGCTTCCTGGCACCGCCGCAACCATCAACTCATCCGATAAATTCGCTCAGGCCACCGCGCTAACCGGCCGCCTGTACATCATCGATGTCGGTTATCACCAGGGCCTGACAATCACCGAAGAAATCCCTGCCGGGGATTCGGCAGTAGGTAACTACGTCGAAGAAGGTCGTGAGCTGGCGCTGCGCTGCCTGCCTGGTGCGTATAAAAAAGACAGCCCGATCAAGCTGGGAACTGCCGGTCAGTTTACCCTTGCCACATCCGACACTGATTCAGTGATCGGCTACAGCCAGGATGAATACACCATCGCGGCCAGCACCACTGACTTCATTCGCGTGCGTATGCGCGTTGGCACTGTCGCCGCAGCTGGCGCGTAA
- a CDS encoding phage minor head protein, protein MATKKTKPPILPRNYQDPTGADALERRAMKDFARRMNKIGKAYKSALNKIPSSLAVNARYEYQLNPMLLSIILNDASYLVDQVLLEGGDYDLWFYEYIDLASEKGTGQSFYNLSQQSPVYAAGRESLASILASDQYQKRMALVHARVFEEMKGLTADVKRDMARVLTDGVGRGLNPLDIARNLTDQTGIEKRRANRIARTEVTTALRRAKWDEDQEANDLFGLKTLLVHISALSPTTRHTHAVRHAHLYTNEEVRDWYSKDGNSINCKCSQQSVLVDADGKPEYPDTITKLKQEYKSMQASGYAWAEK, encoded by the coding sequence ATGGCGACGAAGAAGACGAAGCCACCGATTCTGCCGCGTAACTATCAGGATCCGACCGGAGCCGATGCGCTGGAACGCCGGGCAATGAAAGACTTCGCCAGGCGGATGAATAAGATTGGCAAGGCGTACAAATCAGCACTCAACAAAATACCTTCCTCCCTCGCAGTAAACGCCAGATACGAATACCAGCTAAACCCAATGCTACTCTCCATCATCCTGAACGATGCCAGTTACCTGGTTGATCAGGTACTGCTTGAAGGTGGCGATTACGACCTGTGGTTTTACGAGTACATCGATCTGGCTTCGGAAAAAGGGACCGGGCAGTCGTTCTACAACCTCAGTCAGCAATCCCCGGTGTACGCAGCCGGGCGTGAGTCGCTGGCCTCCATCCTCGCAAGCGACCAGTATCAGAAACGCATGGCGCTGGTGCATGCGCGTGTATTTGAGGAAATGAAGGGGCTGACGGCTGACGTTAAGCGCGACATGGCGCGTGTTCTTACTGATGGTGTTGGGCGCGGGCTCAATCCTCTGGACATTGCCCGCAACCTGACAGACCAGACCGGCATCGAGAAACGCCGGGCTAACCGGATAGCACGCACTGAAGTGACTACCGCGCTGCGCCGGGCCAAGTGGGATGAAGACCAAGAGGCGAATGACCTGTTCGGCCTTAAAACGCTGCTGGTTCACATCTCAGCTCTGTCGCCGACAACGCGACATACCCACGCAGTGCGCCATGCCCACCTCTACACCAACGAAGAGGTGCGTGACTGGTACAGCAAAGATGGCAACTCCATCAACTGCAAATGCAGCCAGCAGTCGGTGCTGGTGGATGCGGACGGCAAGCCGGAATACCCGGACACCATCACGAAACTCAAACAGGAATATAAATCGATGCAGGCGAGCGGTTACGCCTGGGCGGAGAAATAA
- a CDS encoding anti-CBASS protein Acb1 family protein, with protein MTDKLTLAVNHALNDARMARARMGLLAPTMGLDNKRHSAWCEYGFPEQVTYENLYALYRRGGIAHGAVEKLVGKCWQTNPEIIEGDDADESKDETAWEKNTKKVFTKRLWRAFAEADRRRQVGRYAGILLHINDSRTWDQPVVRGKSLKKVTIAWAGSLTVSEWVTDQKSAGYGQPKQWKYVESLPSGGTNQRFVHPDRVFILGDYSNDAIGFLEPGYNACVSLEKVEGGSGESFLKNAARQLNVNFEKEIDFNNLASLYGVSMDELQDKFNEVAGEMNRGNDVLMTTQGATVTPLVTAVADPSATYNVNLQTFAASVDIPVKVLVGMQTGERASTEDQKYFNARCQSRRGDLSFEIEDFSDKLIDLKIIDAVSEKTVIWDDLNEQTGTEKLANAKTMAEINQTFQGSGEKPAFSREEIRTAAGYENVDEFPLGEEDGDEEDEATDSAA; from the coding sequence ATGACTGACAAATTAACTCTCGCCGTCAACCATGCGTTGAACGATGCGCGGATGGCCCGTGCCCGTATGGGGCTGTTGGCGCCTACAATGGGGCTGGACAATAAGCGCCATTCCGCATGGTGCGAGTATGGATTCCCTGAGCAGGTCACTTACGAAAACCTCTACGCACTGTATCGTCGCGGTGGAATAGCCCACGGCGCAGTAGAGAAGCTGGTGGGCAAGTGCTGGCAGACCAACCCGGAAATCATCGAGGGTGATGATGCCGACGAGAGTAAGGATGAAACTGCCTGGGAGAAGAACACCAAAAAGGTTTTCACAAAGCGCCTTTGGCGGGCTTTTGCTGAAGCAGACCGCCGCCGACAGGTCGGACGTTATGCGGGTATCCTGCTGCATATCAATGATTCCAGAACATGGGATCAGCCTGTTGTTCGTGGCAAGTCACTAAAAAAGGTTACGATCGCATGGGCTGGGTCATTAACAGTCAGCGAGTGGGTAACTGACCAGAAATCGGCAGGCTACGGGCAGCCAAAGCAGTGGAAATATGTTGAGAGCCTTCCAAGCGGTGGAACTAATCAGCGCTTCGTACATCCCGATCGCGTCTTTATCCTTGGTGACTATTCTAATGATGCTATTGGCTTCCTTGAGCCTGGCTATAACGCCTGCGTCAGCCTTGAGAAGGTCGAGGGTGGTTCTGGTGAGTCATTCCTAAAGAACGCCGCGCGGCAGCTTAATGTCAACTTTGAGAAGGAAATCGATTTCAACAATCTCGCGTCACTTTATGGCGTGAGCATGGACGAGTTGCAGGATAAGTTTAACGAAGTTGCCGGGGAAATGAACCGTGGTAACGATGTTCTGATGACAACCCAAGGGGCTACAGTCACACCACTGGTCACAGCTGTAGCGGATCCGTCAGCGACCTATAACGTCAACCTGCAAACCTTCGCTGCATCTGTTGATATCCCTGTGAAGGTTCTGGTTGGGATGCAGACGGGTGAAAGGGCAAGCACCGAGGATCAGAAATATTTCAACGCGCGCTGCCAGTCACGGCGCGGTGACCTGTCATTCGAAATTGAAGACTTCAGTGACAAGCTCATCGACCTGAAAATTATTGATGCAGTCAGCGAGAAGACGGTTATCTGGGATGACCTCAACGAACAGACTGGAACTGAGAAACTCGCAAATGCCAAAACCATGGCAGAGATTAACCAGACGTTCCAGGGGAGCGGAGAAAAACCAGCCTTTAGTCGTGAAGAAATTCGCACTGCTGCCGGTTATGAAAACGTCGATGAATTTCCATTAGGAGAAGAGGATGGCGACGAAGAAGACGAAGCCACCGATTCTGCCGCGTAA
- a CDS encoding PBSX family phage terminase large subunit, which produces MSNAVQLPIPAKLAPLFIAENKRYRCSHGGRGSAKTRTFALMTAVKAYQSMMNGESGVVLCAREFMNSLEESSMQEVKQAILSVPWLASNFDIGEKYIRTIDKSVNYVFCGLRHNLDSIKSKARILLCWVDEAESVSEIAWQKLSPTVREEGSEIWVTWNPERDGSATDKRFRKEAGDDCITVEMNYTDNPWFPDVLEGERQNDQRRLDPATYAWVWEGAYLENSDKQVLAGKYRIAEFSDQLWKEADRLFFGADFGFAKDPNTLVRSFILHNRLYIEYEAYGQQTELDHMPELYDTIPGSRDWPIKADSARPETISYLKRQGFNISAAEKWQGSVEDGIAHLRGFDEIIIHPRCKNVAREARMWSYKTDRITGEVLPKLADGYEHCWDGIRYSLDGHIKRKGQMAGMMIPKRLR; this is translated from the coding sequence ATGAGTAACGCCGTTCAACTGCCGATCCCAGCGAAGCTTGCGCCACTGTTCATCGCCGAGAATAAGCGTTACCGGTGCTCGCATGGTGGGCGTGGTAGTGCCAAGACGCGCACTTTTGCGCTGATGACAGCCGTAAAGGCGTATCAGTCGATGATGAACGGTGAAAGCGGCGTGGTGCTCTGTGCGCGTGAATTCATGAACTCACTGGAAGAGTCGAGTATGCAGGAGGTGAAACAGGCTATCCTGTCTGTTCCCTGGCTGGCTTCCAACTTTGATATCGGCGAGAAGTACATCCGCACCATCGACAAGAGCGTTAACTACGTGTTCTGCGGTCTGCGGCATAACCTCGACAGCATCAAGTCGAAAGCGCGCATCTTGCTCTGTTGGGTTGATGAGGCTGAATCAGTCAGCGAAATAGCCTGGCAGAAGCTGAGCCCGACCGTTCGTGAGGAAGGTTCAGAGATTTGGGTGACATGGAACCCGGAGCGCGACGGCAGCGCCACGGATAAGCGTTTCCGTAAAGAGGCTGGCGACGACTGTATCACCGTTGAGATGAACTACACGGATAATCCATGGTTCCCCGACGTGCTGGAAGGTGAGCGACAGAACGATCAGCGCCGCCTTGACCCGGCAACATACGCGTGGGTTTGGGAAGGTGCTTACCTCGAAAACTCTGATAAGCAGGTGCTGGCCGGTAAATACCGGATCGCTGAGTTCTCGGACCAGCTATGGAAAGAGGCCGATCGCCTTTTCTTCGGTGCTGACTTCGGTTTCGCCAAAGACCCTAACACGCTGGTGCGCTCGTTCATCCTGCACAACCGGCTGTACATCGAATACGAGGCATACGGTCAGCAGACAGAGCTCGACCATATGCCAGAGCTATACGACACAATCCCCGGATCGCGTGACTGGCCCATCAAGGCCGACTCCGCCCGACCCGAGACTATCAGCTATCTCAAGCGCCAGGGCTTCAACATCTCGGCTGCCGAGAAATGGCAGGGGAGTGTTGAGGACGGTATCGCGCATCTTCGCGGCTTTGACGAAATCATTATCCATCCTCGCTGCAAGAATGTGGCGAGAGAGGCCCGCATGTGGTCCTACAAAACGGACCGCATCACCGGCGAGGTATTGCCTAAACTGGCAGACGGTTACGAACACTGCTGGGACGGTATTCGCTACAGCCTCGACGGACACATTAAACGTAAGGGCCAGATGGCCGGGATGATGATCCCGAAAAGGTTGAGATAA
- a CDS encoding DUF2280 domain-containing protein: MAALSTEVKAFIVQSLACYETPVKVIELVKAEYGIDVSRQQVSQYTPGNAMAAKLSQKWIDLFNATRKRFQNEIADIPIANKAYRLRVLDRMATNAEKMKNYGMTSQLIEQAAKEMGDAYTNRQKVEHTSPDGSMTPQPTIIQLLPVEPKHE; the protein is encoded by the coding sequence GTGGCAGCATTATCGACAGAGGTTAAAGCCTTCATCGTTCAGTCGCTCGCCTGCTACGAGACCCCGGTAAAAGTCATTGAGCTTGTAAAGGCTGAATACGGCATCGATGTCTCACGGCAGCAGGTGTCGCAATATACGCCAGGCAATGCAATGGCGGCCAAGTTGAGCCAGAAGTGGATTGACCTGTTCAACGCCACCCGTAAACGATTCCAGAATGAGATCGCCGACATCCCGATCGCGAACAAAGCGTACCGGTTACGCGTTCTCGACCGAATGGCGACCAATGCTGAAAAGATGAAGAACTACGGCATGACCTCGCAGCTTATCGAGCAGGCCGCCAAAGAAATGGGCGATGCCTACACAAATCGCCAGAAAGTCGAGCATACAAGCCCTGATGGCAGCATGACTCCGCAGCCGACAATCATCCAGCTACTGCCTGTTGAGCCAAAGCATGAGTAA
- a CDS encoding putative metallopeptidase gives MVNDDERRPYPPVNFIASDNWQPHTRLIPANEVHEWINRQILSDTGSIHNPDHEHLLEADLCFMWASDSFAKKGRYVLGQAEQVMLRAGGWQKARMEQQMHEWFGRIPKFIITLAADYCSQCSDLEFCALVEHELYHIAQATDDFGAPKFNKETGQPVLTLRDHDVEEFIGVVRRYGASKEVQELVDAANAPAEVAHIDIARSCGTCMLKLA, from the coding sequence ATGGTTAACGATGACGAGCGCAGGCCATACCCGCCAGTTAACTTCATCGCCTCCGACAACTGGCAGCCACACACCAGGCTGATACCCGCTAACGAAGTGCATGAGTGGATAAATCGCCAAATCCTCAGCGATACCGGCAGCATCCATAACCCTGACCACGAACACCTCTTAGAGGCTGATCTCTGCTTCATGTGGGCGTCTGATTCTTTCGCGAAGAAGGGGCGCTACGTCCTCGGCCAGGCCGAACAGGTAATGCTCCGCGCCGGTGGTTGGCAGAAAGCCAGAATGGAACAGCAGATGCATGAATGGTTCGGGCGAATACCGAAGTTCATCATCACCCTGGCGGCTGACTACTGCTCGCAATGCAGTGACCTCGAGTTCTGCGCGCTTGTAGAGCACGAGCTTTACCATATCGCCCAGGCCACCGATGATTTCGGCGCGCCTAAGTTCAACAAAGAGACCGGGCAGCCAGTGCTTACACTGCGCGACCACGACGTCGAAGAATTCATTGGTGTCGTACGTCGATACGGTGCCAGCAAAGAAGTGCAGGAGCTCGTTGATGCTGCCAATGCGCCAGCAGAAGTGGCTCACATCGATATAGCCAGGTCATGCGGGACGTGCATGTTGAAGCTGGCGTAA